One genomic region from Serinus canaria isolate serCan28SL12 chromosome 7, serCan2020, whole genome shotgun sequence encodes:
- the EVX2 gene encoding homeobox even-skipped homolog protein 2 yields the protein MMERIRKEMILMERGLHSPTAGKRLSNLSDSAGNAVLEALENSPHSGRLSPRLTAASLHSAIGDISAKGKFEIDTLFNLQHPSSESTVSSEIPPSESRKKISLYSEVAQEADMNSDVEVGCSALRSPASLTSSQLKENSNKGYAESSPTPSAAAAPAAPAAGIGSLHSGGALGGSAAGADQVRRYRTAFTREQIARLEKEFYRENYVSRPRRCELAAALNLPETTIKVWFQNRRMKDKRQRLAMSWPHPADPSFYTYMMTHAAATGSLPYPFHSHVPLHYYPHVGVTAAAAAAAASGAAAAPFATSIRPLDTFRALSHPYSRPELLCSFRHPGLYQTPAAAGLNSSAAASAAAAAAAAAAAAAGSGPPGGSAPCSCLSCHSSQTAAAAAAAASALGSRGGAAADFPCTAAGQRSESGFLPYSAAVLSKAAVASPDQREEAPLTR from the exons ATGATggaaagaataagaaaagagaTGATCCTGATGGAGagagggctgcacagccctACAGCTGGCAAAAGGCTCTCGAATTTGTCAGACTCAGCTGGAAATGCGGTGTTGGAGGCCCTTGAAAATTCTCCGCACAGTGGTCGCCTCAGCCCGAGACTGACTGCCGCCTCCCTGCACAGCGCTATAGGGGACATCTCCGCCAAAGGCAAATTTGAAATAGACACTTTATTCAATCTCCAGCATCCGAGCAGTGAAAGCACTGTCTCCTCCGAAATCCCGCCGTcggaaagcaggaagaaaatcagCCTTTATTCCGAAGTTGCTCAAGAGGCAGATATGAACAGTGATGTGGAGGTGGGCTGCTCCGCGCTCCGCTCCCCGGCCAGCCTGACTTCCtcccagctgaaggaaaacagtAACAAAG GCTACGCGGAGAGCAGCCCGACgcccagcgccgccgccgccccggccgcccccgccgccggcaTCGGCAGCCTGCACAGCGGCGGCGCGCTGGGCGGCTCGGCGGCGGGGGCCGACCAGGTGCGCCGCTACCGCACCGCCTTCACCCGGGAGCAGATCGCCCGCCTGGAGAAGGAGTTTTACCGCGAGAACTACGTGTCGCGGCCGCGGCGCTGCGAGCTGGCCGCCGCCCTCAATCTCCCCGAAACCACCATAAAG GTGTGGTTCCAGAACCGGCGGATGAAGGACAAGCGGCAGCGCCTGGCCATGTCCTGGCCCCACCCGGCCGACCCCAGCTTCTACACCTACATGATGACCCACGCGGCGGCCACGGGCAGTCTGCCCTACCCTTTCCACTCCCACGTCCCGCTCCACTACTACCCGCACGTCGGGGTcacggccgccgccgccgccgccgctgcctcgggggccgccgccgcgcccTTCGCCACCTCCATCCGCCCGCTGGACACTTTCCGCGCCCTCTCGCACCCCTACTCCCGCccggagctgctctgcagtttcCGACACCCCGGCCTCTACCAGACGCCGGCCGCCGCCGGCCTCAACAGCAGCGCGGCCGCCTCGGCagcggcggctgcggcggcggcggcagcggcggcggcgggctcGGGGCCTCCGGGGGGCTCGGcgccctgctcctgcctcagctgccacagcagccagaCGGCGGctgcggcagcggcggcggcctCGGCTCTGGGCTCTCGGGGCGGCGCGGCCGCCGATTTCCCGTGCACGGCGGCGGGGCAGCGCTCCGAGAGCGGCTTCCTGCCCTACTCGGCCGCCGTGCTCAGCAAGGCCGCGGTGGCCTCGCCGGACCAGCGGGAGGAGGCGCCGCTCACCAGATAA